One window of the Archangium primigenium genome contains the following:
- a CDS encoding cytochrome P450, which produces MSSAPLPSRNPVSPENLLNPLPLYAELRESDPVHWSEALHGWVLTRHDDVAACFRDSRFSANRVKMFEAQAGALGPDVLVDYLGIARHQMLMKDGADHIRMRRQTMAAFTPEALSSWRPSIYRIINLLLDQVHARGEMDLVKDISYHFPPLVIAEVLGIPAADREMFQAWSAPLAEFSGPGLDVDMVALARRANTAARELYEYLVRHIEHLQKNPGHDALSQMLHSETSVGHMDPTDLAATSQLLLTAGHLTTTDQLSNGVYDLLTHPEQFKKLLEDPSLIRSTVEEMLRYSPAVPFFHRIVAEDLVLRGKTLRKGDVVFLGMAAANRDPLVFPEPDRFDITRSHMHSRLMTFGHGPHHCLGAGLARRELEIAVEVLIRRLPGLQLDERNAPQLKFHSLVFRGFTQLPVRWSTGG; this is translated from the coding sequence ATGAGTTCGGCCCCGCTGCCCAGTCGTAATCCGGTGAGCCCAGAGAACCTGTTGAACCCGCTGCCGCTCTACGCGGAACTCCGGGAATCGGATCCCGTGCACTGGTCGGAGGCCCTTCATGGATGGGTCCTCACCCGACACGATGACGTGGCCGCGTGTTTCCGTGACTCGCGCTTCAGCGCCAACCGCGTGAAGATGTTCGAGGCCCAGGCCGGTGCGTTGGGGCCGGACGTGCTGGTGGACTACCTCGGCATCGCGCGGCACCAGATGCTGATGAAGGACGGGGCGGATCACATCCGCATGCGCCGCCAGACCATGGCCGCCTTCACCCCCGAGGCCCTGTCGTCCTGGCGCCCGAGCATCTACCGCATCATCAACCTGCTGCTGGATCAGGTGCATGCGCGCGGGGAGATGGACCTGGTCAAGGACATCTCCTACCACTTCCCGCCGCTGGTCATCGCCGAGGTGCTCGGCATTCCGGCCGCGGATCGCGAGATGTTCCAGGCGTGGTCCGCGCCCCTGGCCGAGTTCTCCGGTCCGGGTCTGGACGTCGACATGGTGGCCCTGGCGCGCCGAGCCAACACGGCCGCGCGCGAGCTGTACGAGTACCTGGTGCGCCACATCGAGCACCTGCAGAAGAACCCGGGACACGACGCGCTCAGCCAGATGCTGCACAGCGAGACGAGCGTCGGGCACATGGATCCCACGGACCTGGCGGCCACGTCCCAGTTGCTGCTCACCGCGGGCCACCTCACGACCACGGATCAGCTGAGCAACGGCGTGTACGATCTGCTCACGCACCCCGAGCAGTTCAAGAAGCTGCTCGAGGACCCGAGCCTGATCCGCTCGACGGTGGAGGAGATGCTGCGCTACAGCCCGGCGGTGCCGTTCTTCCACCGCATCGTGGCCGAGGATCTGGTGCTCCGGGGCAAGACCCTGCGCAAGGGCGACGTGGTCTTCCTGGGCATGGCGGCGGCCAACCGCGACCCGCTGGTGTTCCCGGAGCCGGATCGCTTCGACATCACCCGCAGCCACATGCACTCGCGGCTCATGACCTTCGGCCATGGCCCGCACCACTGCCTGGGCGCGGGTCTGGCGCGACGCGAACTGGAGATCGCCGTCGAGGTCTTGATCCGCCGACTCCCCGGATTGCAGCTGGACGAGCGGAATGCGCCGCAGCTGAAATTCCACAGCTTGGTTTTTCGGGGTTTCACACAGTTGCCGGTGCGATGGTCGACTGGTGGGTAG
- a CDS encoding polyprenol monophosphomannose synthase, translated as MNPALVCIPTYNERDNLEPITRAVLAADPRVDILVVDDNSPDGTGVLADALAAKEPRIRVLHREKKQGLGRAYLHAFQQALAWGYTYILEMDADFSHDPRHLPLLLDTAQAGADLVLGSRYVPGGGTVNWGVGRQLISQGGSLYARTILGVDTRDLTGGYKCFNRRVLEALDLTAVRSTGYAFQIELTYRALKHGFTVREVPIVFEDRRVGQSKMSRRIFVEALTMVWKLRFTV; from the coding sequence ATGAATCCAGCGCTGGTCTGCATCCCCACGTACAACGAACGGGACAACCTCGAGCCCATCACCCGGGCGGTCCTCGCCGCAGATCCGCGCGTGGACATCCTCGTCGTCGACGACAACTCTCCGGATGGCACCGGGGTGTTGGCGGACGCGTTGGCCGCGAAAGAGCCGCGCATCCGGGTGCTGCACCGCGAGAAGAAGCAGGGCCTGGGGCGCGCCTACCTCCATGCCTTCCAGCAGGCACTCGCTTGGGGCTACACGTACATCCTCGAGATGGACGCGGACTTCAGCCACGATCCGCGCCACCTGCCCCTGCTGCTGGACACGGCCCAGGCGGGAGCGGATCTCGTGCTGGGCTCGCGCTACGTGCCCGGCGGCGGCACCGTGAACTGGGGCGTGGGCCGACAGCTCATCAGCCAGGGCGGTTCCTTGTATGCGCGGACGATCCTGGGGGTGGACACGCGGGATCTGACCGGCGGCTACAAGTGCTTCAACCGACGGGTGCTTGAGGCCCTCGATCTCACCGCCGTGCGGAGCACCGGCTACGCCTTCCAGATCGAACTCACCTACCGGGCCCTCAAGCATGGCTTCACGGTGCGTGAGGTGCCCATCGTGTTCGAGGATCGCCGCGTGGGTCAGTCCAAGATGAGTCGGCGCATCTTCGTGGAGGCCCTGACGATGGTGTGGAAGCTGCGCTTCACGGTGTAG
- a CDS encoding UDP-2,3-diacylglucosamine diphosphatase LpxI domain-containing protein: MERIGLIAGNGRLPFLFARAAREQGLEVVVVAHRGEVDPALAAEVASLTWVRLGQVDRILKTFRAAGVTRAAMAGGIGRVRAFTEARPDLGALRILARLRSVRDDALLRAVAGYFESHGITIVAPTDWLAQALCPEGHLAGPRLSPAQEKDVALGREVATLLGQADVGQTVVVRDGHVLALEAVEGTDEAIRRGGKYGGSGAVVVKRCKPGQDLRFDLPAVGPRTLAVMREVGATVLALEVGKTVLLDAPELFQEADTAGISVVGIS, translated from the coding sequence GTGGAACGCATTGGCCTCATCGCCGGCAACGGACGTCTGCCCTTCCTCTTCGCGCGCGCGGCCCGGGAGCAGGGGCTGGAGGTCGTCGTGGTGGCGCATCGGGGCGAGGTGGACCCGGCGCTGGCGGCCGAGGTGGCCTCCCTGACGTGGGTCCGCCTGGGGCAGGTGGACCGCATCCTGAAGACGTTCCGCGCGGCGGGCGTGACGCGGGCGGCGATGGCGGGCGGCATCGGACGGGTGCGGGCCTTCACGGAGGCCCGACCGGATCTCGGTGCGCTGCGCATCCTCGCGCGGCTGCGCAGCGTGCGGGACGATGCGCTGCTGCGCGCCGTGGCCGGCTATTTCGAGTCCCACGGCATCACCATCGTGGCACCCACGGACTGGCTCGCCCAGGCCCTGTGCCCCGAGGGGCACCTGGCGGGTCCCCGCCTGAGCCCGGCGCAGGAGAAGGACGTGGCCCTGGGCCGCGAGGTGGCCACGCTGCTCGGTCAGGCGGACGTGGGACAGACGGTGGTGGTCCGCGACGGCCATGTGCTCGCGCTGGAGGCCGTGGAGGGCACCGACGAGGCCATCCGCCGCGGGGGCAAGTACGGCGGTTCGGGCGCGGTGGTGGTGAAGCGCTGCAAGCCGGGACAGGACCTGCGCTTCGACCTGCCGGCGGTGGGCCCGCGCACCCTCGCGGTCATGCGGGAGGTCGGCGCCACCGTGCTCGCGCTGGAGGTCGGCAAGACGGTGCTGCTCGACGCTCCGGAGCTGTTCCAGGAGGCCGACACCGCGGGCATCAGCGTGGTGGGCATTTCCTGA
- the lpxA gene encoding acyl-ACP--UDP-N-acetylglucosamine O-acyltransferase has protein sequence MAQVHPTAVVHPSARLHETVVVGPYSIIGAKVTIGAGSEVGPHAVIDGRTTLGERNRVFSFAAVGGVPQDLKYAGEDTELIIGHGNTIRESATLHIGTVGGGGVTRVGDNNMFMAYSHVAHDCVVGNGCIVANSVALAGHVTVEDFVILGGLSAVHQFTRLGKHAFVAGGSMVTMDVLPYCTAQGDRAELSGLNVVGLQRHGFSEEQVGRIKEAYKILFRSKLGLTEAVARLTAELAGQSEIDYLLNFIAQSKRGLTR, from the coding sequence ATGGCGCAGGTTCATCCCACGGCGGTGGTCCATCCCAGTGCGCGTCTCCATGAGACCGTGGTGGTCGGTCCCTATTCCATCATCGGCGCCAAGGTGACGATTGGCGCGGGCTCCGAGGTGGGGCCGCATGCCGTCATCGATGGCCGCACCACGCTGGGCGAGCGCAACCGGGTGTTCTCCTTCGCCGCGGTGGGCGGCGTGCCGCAGGATCTCAAGTACGCGGGCGAGGACACCGAGCTCATCATCGGCCATGGCAACACCATCCGCGAGTCCGCCACGCTGCACATCGGCACGGTGGGCGGCGGCGGGGTGACGCGGGTCGGTGACAACAACATGTTCATGGCCTACAGCCACGTGGCGCACGACTGCGTGGTGGGCAATGGCTGCATCGTGGCCAACAGCGTGGCGCTGGCCGGGCACGTCACCGTGGAGGACTTCGTCATCCTCGGCGGCCTGTCCGCGGTGCATCAGTTCACCCGCCTGGGCAAGCACGCCTTCGTCGCCGGCGGCTCCATGGTGACCATGGACGTGCTGCCCTACTGCACGGCGCAGGGCGACCGGGCGGAGCTGTCCGGGCTCAACGTGGTGGGCCTGCAGCGGCACGGCTTCAGCGAGGAGCAGGTGGGCCGCATCAAGGAGGCCTACAAGATCCTCTTCCGCTCCAAGCTCGGGCTGACGGAGGCCGTGGCGCGGCTCACCGCGGAGCTCGCTGGCCAGTCGGAGATCGACTACCTGTTGAACTTCATCGCCCAGAGCAAGCGCGGCCTGACGCGCTGA
- the fabZ gene encoding 3-hydroxyacyl-ACP dehydratase FabZ → MMDIQEIQQLLPHRYPFLLVDRVVEIVPGQKITAYKNVTMNEPFFNGHFPGHPVMPGVLILEALAQASAILAYKTSQLDPSRSLSYLMGVDGARFRKPVVPGDRLQLNIEVIRHKGGIWKTKGTATVDGVRVAEGEFLATVVDKDKGKDNGGSSTEAS, encoded by the coding sequence ATGATGGACATCCAAGAGATCCAGCAGTTGCTGCCCCACCGCTATCCGTTCCTGCTGGTGGACCGCGTGGTGGAGATCGTTCCGGGCCAGAAGATCACGGCCTACAAGAACGTCACCATGAACGAGCCCTTCTTCAACGGGCACTTCCCGGGCCATCCGGTGATGCCGGGCGTGCTCATCCTGGAAGCCCTGGCCCAGGCGTCGGCGATCCTCGCCTACAAGACGTCGCAGCTGGATCCTTCCCGGAGCCTGTCCTACCTGATGGGCGTGGACGGCGCGCGCTTTCGCAAGCCCGTGGTGCCCGGCGACCGGCTCCAGCTCAACATCGAGGTCATCCGGCACAAGGGTGGCATCTGGAAGACCAAGGGCACGGCCACGGTGGACGGGGTGCGGGTGGCCGAGGGCGAGTTCCTCGCCACGGTCGTGGACAAGGACAAGGGCAAGGACAACGGTGGCTCCTCCACCGAGGCCTCCTGA
- the lpxD gene encoding UDP-3-O-(3-hydroxymyristoyl)glucosamine N-acyltransferase: MHVPAPRRLGELATHVGGELLGDADLLISGLNGLAEAGPGELSFYGNTRYRKQYDASRASAVLVGRDVAPREGVALVRVANPHLAFAQVSRLFHPVATFAAGVSPGAHVHAEASVHPDATVMAGATVDKGARVGARTVLFPGVYVGESAEVGTDCLLYPNVTVREHCVVGARVILHASCVVGADGFGFAFNPEGPRGPEHYKVPQAGLVRIEDDVEVGACTTIDRATLGETVIGRGTKIDNLVQIAHNVKVGPLSLICAQAGVSGSSELGTGVVLAGQVGVVGHIRVGDMAKVGAQSGVAHDVEDGQTVSGTPAMPHKEWLRASAALGQLGDLLKEVRTLRRRVEMLEKEKGG, translated from the coding sequence GTGCACGTCCCGGCTCCTCGTCGGCTCGGGGAACTCGCCACCCATGTGGGGGGAGAGCTCCTCGGCGATGCCGACCTCTTGATCAGCGGACTCAACGGACTCGCCGAGGCGGGTCCGGGTGAGCTGTCGTTCTACGGCAACACGCGCTACCGCAAGCAGTACGACGCCTCCCGGGCGTCGGCCGTGCTGGTGGGCCGGGACGTCGCGCCCCGCGAGGGCGTGGCCCTGGTGCGCGTGGCCAATCCCCATCTGGCTTTCGCGCAGGTCTCGCGCCTGTTCCACCCCGTGGCGACGTTCGCCGCGGGGGTGAGCCCCGGGGCGCACGTGCACGCGGAGGCGAGCGTGCATCCGGATGCCACGGTGATGGCGGGGGCCACGGTGGACAAGGGGGCGCGGGTCGGGGCACGCACGGTGCTCTTCCCCGGGGTCTACGTGGGCGAGTCGGCCGAGGTGGGCACCGACTGCCTGCTCTACCCGAACGTCACGGTGCGCGAGCACTGCGTGGTGGGCGCGCGGGTCATCCTGCATGCCTCCTGCGTGGTGGGGGCGGACGGCTTCGGCTTCGCCTTCAATCCCGAGGGGCCGCGCGGCCCGGAGCACTACAAGGTGCCGCAGGCGGGCCTCGTGCGCATCGAGGACGACGTGGAAGTGGGCGCCTGCACCACGATCGATCGCGCGACGCTCGGCGAGACGGTGATTGGCCGGGGCACGAAGATCGACAACCTGGTGCAGATCGCCCACAACGTGAAGGTGGGCCCGCTGTCGCTCATCTGCGCGCAGGCGGGCGTGTCCGGCTCCTCGGAGCTGGGCACGGGCGTGGTGCTGGCGGGGCAGGTGGGCGTGGTGGGGCACATCCGCGTGGGGGACATGGCCAAGGTCGGCGCCCAGTCCGGCGTCGCGCATGACGTGGAGGATGGCCAGACGGTGAGCGGCACGCCGGCCATGCCCCACAAGGAATGGCTGCGTGCCTCGGCGGCGCTCGGGCAGCTGGGCGATCTGCTCAAGGAAGTGCGCACCCTGCGGCGCAGGGTGGAGATGCTCGAGAAAGAGAAGGGCGGATGA
- a CDS encoding OmpH family outer membrane protein gives MSLRSKLSVLAITLSLAVPTLSAAADLKVGYVDYQRVMLEVDDGKAAKTRLQKWLESRQKEIDAEQEVLRKEKDTLDKQASAMSEETRIQKATDLQKRIYDLAQKWEKSRGEAAERERKEMEPIISRIDEVIKTIADRDGLGLVFEKRDSGLVFALSQYDLTNEVIRSYNGKGKAKDAPVAPKK, from the coding sequence ATGTCGCTTCGAAGCAAACTGTCGGTCCTGGCCATCACCCTGTCGCTCGCGGTGCCCACGCTGTCGGCCGCCGCGGACCTGAAGGTGGGATACGTGGACTACCAGCGCGTCATGCTCGAGGTGGATGACGGCAAGGCGGCCAAGACCCGCCTGCAGAAGTGGCTCGAGTCGCGTCAGAAGGAGATCGACGCCGAGCAGGAGGTCCTGCGCAAGGAGAAGGACACCCTGGACAAGCAGGCGAGCGCGATGAGCGAGGAGACGCGCATCCAGAAGGCCACGGACCTGCAGAAGCGCATCTACGACCTGGCCCAGAAGTGGGAGAAGAGCCGGGGCGAGGCCGCCGAGCGCGAGCGCAAGGAGATGGAGCCGATCATCTCGAGGATCGACGAGGTCATCAAGACGATCGCCGACCGCGATGGCCTGGGCCTGGTGTTCGAGAAGCGCGACTCGGGCCTGGTGTTCGCCCTGAGCCAGTACGACCTGACGAACGAGGTCATCCGCTCCTACAACGGCAAGGGCAAGGCGAAGGACGCTCCGGTCGCCCCCAAGAAGTAA
- the bamA gene encoding outer membrane protein assembly factor BamA, with amino-acid sequence MPGHVLAQQGGVSPPAAPAPVAPPSDAPVDPDREVRDGEVADVRIEGNRRVEAEAIRRALRTRVGTAFDPARTSEDLRAVWALGYFSDVQLLVQRMPSGGVVYVVRVQERPSIRAVKLSGNDELNQDDLKESIEVKPLTILDLDVVRRTQKKIQEKYIDKGYFLAEVSHKIVPVEGGQVDVVFEIDENSKVMVKDILFLGAEKVPVSRLKEVMLTKEGGYLSFITGEGTYREEVFQRDLEVIRATYYDEGFINVRVEKPSVSLSADKRYIYITLKVTEGERYDIGKIDFSGDLVVPEAELARLMTSTTGQHFSRTQLGQDIQSVTDVYYDRGYAYANINPVTNINADTRTVDLTFDVQKGPQVTIERIEVVGNSKTRDKVIRRELRVYEGELFSGTGVRRSKERVTALGFFETVEVTQKPGSRDDTIAIQVEVKEKATGTFQVGLGFSNVENFIFTAQVSQNNFLGWGQSVSASAQISSLRSLVQLSFFDPYFLDTRFLLSADFFRTEADYGNNSFIRQSTGGNLSLGYQILEDVLVNVGYSQEHVNVAASPTLGGVLLANRFLSGVTSSTRLSLTYDKRNNRLFPSKGFIHYGSVEYAPSFLGGSFLFARYTAYSRLYFPLPLGAVFKTNATIGYIQPLDSNRPLPVSELYYLGGINSLRGYFLRSISPNLSAPSSGSPDAGISRIDVGGNKQLIVNLELEFPVFEKAGIRGVVFYDLGNAYATNERFFEDKQDKVPLGLFQSVGFGFRWFSPVGPLRFEWGIPLTRRADDQPILFEFTIGNFF; translated from the coding sequence ATGCCTGGCCACGTGCTCGCGCAGCAGGGCGGGGTGTCGCCGCCCGCCGCTCCGGCGCCCGTGGCCCCTCCTTCCGACGCTCCGGTCGACCCCGACCGGGAGGTGCGCGACGGAGAGGTCGCCGACGTCCGCATCGAGGGCAACCGGCGCGTCGAGGCGGAGGCCATCCGCCGGGCGCTGCGCACGCGGGTGGGGACCGCGTTCGATCCGGCCCGCACGTCCGAGGATCTCCGGGCGGTGTGGGCCCTGGGCTACTTCAGCGACGTGCAACTGCTGGTGCAGCGCATGCCGTCGGGCGGCGTGGTGTACGTGGTGCGCGTGCAGGAGCGCCCGTCCATCCGCGCGGTGAAGCTCTCGGGCAACGATGAGCTCAACCAGGACGACCTCAAGGAGTCCATCGAGGTCAAGCCGCTCACCATCCTGGACCTGGACGTGGTGCGCCGCACCCAGAAGAAGATCCAGGAGAAGTACATCGACAAGGGGTACTTCCTCGCCGAGGTGTCGCACAAGATCGTGCCCGTGGAGGGCGGTCAGGTCGACGTCGTCTTCGAGATCGACGAGAACTCCAAGGTGATGGTGAAGGACATCCTCTTCCTGGGCGCCGAGAAGGTACCGGTCTCGCGGCTCAAGGAAGTGATGCTCACCAAGGAGGGCGGCTACCTGTCCTTCATCACCGGGGAGGGCACCTACCGCGAGGAGGTGTTCCAGCGCGACCTGGAGGTCATCCGGGCCACCTACTACGACGAGGGCTTCATCAACGTCCGGGTGGAGAAGCCCAGCGTGTCGCTCTCGGCGGACAAGCGCTACATCTACATCACGCTCAAGGTGACGGAAGGCGAGCGCTACGACATCGGGAAGATCGACTTCTCGGGGGACCTGGTGGTGCCCGAGGCGGAGCTGGCCCGGCTGATGACGTCCACCACGGGGCAGCACTTCAGCCGCACGCAGCTCGGCCAGGACATCCAGTCCGTCACGGACGTCTATTACGACCGGGGCTACGCCTACGCGAACATCAACCCCGTCACCAACATCAACGCGGACACGCGCACGGTCGACCTGACCTTCGACGTGCAGAAGGGCCCCCAGGTCACCATCGAGCGCATCGAGGTGGTGGGCAACTCCAAGACGCGCGACAAGGTGATCCGCCGCGAGCTGCGCGTGTACGAGGGCGAGCTCTTCAGCGGCACGGGCGTGCGCCGCAGCAAGGAGCGCGTGACGGCGCTGGGCTTCTTCGAGACGGTGGAAGTCACCCAGAAGCCCGGCTCGCGCGACGACACCATCGCCATCCAGGTGGAGGTGAAGGAGAAGGCCACGGGCACCTTCCAGGTGGGCCTCGGCTTCTCCAACGTGGAGAACTTCATCTTCACGGCCCAGGTGTCGCAGAACAACTTCCTCGGCTGGGGCCAGAGCGTGTCGGCGTCGGCGCAGATCTCCAGCCTGCGCTCGCTCGTGCAGCTGTCGTTCTTCGATCCCTACTTCCTGGACACGCGCTTCCTGCTGTCCGCGGACTTCTTCCGCACGGAAGCCGACTACGGCAACAACAGCTTCATCCGTCAGTCCACGGGCGGCAACCTCTCGCTGGGCTACCAGATCCTCGAGGACGTGCTCGTCAACGTGGGCTACTCCCAGGAGCACGTGAACGTGGCGGCCTCGCCCACCCTGGGCGGAGTGCTGCTGGCCAACCGGTTCCTCAGTGGCGTGACGAGCTCCACGCGCCTGTCGCTCACCTACGACAAGCGCAACAACCGCCTCTTCCCCTCCAAGGGCTTCATCCACTACGGCTCGGTGGAGTACGCGCCGAGCTTCCTGGGCGGCTCGTTCCTGTTCGCCCGCTACACGGCCTACTCGCGCCTGTACTTCCCGCTGCCGCTGGGCGCCGTGTTCAAGACGAACGCCACCATCGGGTACATCCAGCCGCTGGACAGCAACCGGCCGCTGCCCGTCTCCGAGCTCTACTACCTGGGTGGCATCAACTCCCTGCGTGGCTACTTCCTGCGCAGCATCAGCCCGAACCTGTCCGCGCCCAGCTCCGGCTCGCCCGATGCCGGCATCTCCCGCATCGACGTGGGCGGCAACAAGCAGCTCATCGTCAACCTGGAGCTGGAATTCCCCGTCTTCGAGAAGGCGGGCATCCGGGGCGTGGTCTTCTATGACCTGGGCAACGCCTACGCGACCAACGAGCGCTTCTTCGAGGACAAACAGGACAAGGTGCCGCTCGGACTGTTCCAGTCGGTGGGCTTCGGCTTCCGGTGGTTCTCGCCGGTCGGTCCCTTGCGCTTCGAGTGGGGAATCCCGCTCACCCGCCGGGCGGATGATCAGCCCATCCTGTTCGAGTTTACGATCGGCAATTTCTTCTGA
- a CDS encoding ABC transporter ATP-binding protein: protein MALLSIRNVFKSYYLHGKRIDVLRGVSLDIEKGQMVSMIGASGAGKSTFLHVLGTLDMPAAGELLFEGRSVFSMSDAEIADFRNRTIGFVFQSHYLLPEFTALENVAMPALIQRRDKAPTYAYARELLERVGLGSRVDHRPGELSGGEAQRVALARALVLKPPVLLADEPTGNLDPATGEGIHQLLREVNRDLGLTCVVVTHNAALAESMPRRLRLHAGQVTEA, encoded by the coding sequence ATGGCACTGCTCTCCATCCGCAACGTCTTCAAGAGCTACTACCTGCACGGCAAGCGCATCGACGTGCTGCGCGGCGTCTCCCTGGACATCGAGAAGGGGCAGATGGTGAGCATGATCGGCGCGTCCGGCGCGGGCAAGAGCACCTTCCTGCACGTGCTCGGCACGCTGGACATGCCCGCCGCGGGCGAGCTGCTCTTCGAGGGCCGCAGCGTCTTTTCCATGAGCGACGCGGAGATCGCTGATTTCCGCAATCGCACCATCGGCTTCGTCTTCCAGAGCCACTACCTGCTGCCCGAGTTCACCGCGCTGGAGAACGTGGCCATGCCGGCGCTCATCCAGCGCCGGGACAAGGCGCCGACCTATGCCTACGCGCGCGAGCTCCTGGAGCGGGTGGGCCTGGGCAGCCGGGTGGACCACCGTCCGGGCGAGCTGTCCGGCGGCGAGGCCCAGCGGGTGGCCCTGGCGCGGGCCTTGGTGCTCAAACCCCCGGTTCTTCTGGCGGACGAGCCCACGGGCAACCTGGACCCGGCCACCGGCGAGGGCATCCACCAATTGTTACGCGAGGTGAACCGCGACCTGGGGCTCACCTGCGTGGTGGTGACCCACAATGCCGCCCTGGCCGAGTCGATGCCCCGGCGCCTGCGGCTGCATGCCGGGCAGGTCACCGAGGCCTGA